A window from Melitaea cinxia chromosome 5, ilMelCinx1.1, whole genome shotgun sequence encodes these proteins:
- the LOC123653608 gene encoding uncharacterized protein LOC123653608 codes for MFKKFTLILGFLLVTNVFQVRTLECYVCDSQEDNSEKCIKTIKTCEYYQSVCLTEIKWGTAPYWSQGAKKQYYITKKCSNKTECVSTRQRNMPLCTHIWYQDWVCSDCCQGDRCNYYIISGIGTKKPVFGILLAAVLLPIVRIKFTY; via the exons ATGTTTAAGAAATTCACGTTAATATTAGGATTCTTATTAGTTACCAATGTTTTTCAAG TAAGAACTCTCGAATGCTACGTTTGTGATTCTCAAGAGGACAATTCAGAAAAAtgcattaaaacaataaaaacttgtGAATACTATCAGAGTGTATGTTTAACGGAAATCAAATGGGGAACAGCTCCATACTGGTCTCAGGGTgcaaaaaaacaatattacattacaaaGAAATGTTCCAATAAGACAGAATGTGTTAGTACTAGACAGCGAAACATGCCTCTTTGTACTCATATTTGGTACCAAGACTGGGTGTGTTCTGACTGCTGCCAAGGAGACAGATGCAACTATTACATTATA agtGGAATTGGAACAAAAAAACCAGTCTTTGGTATCTTATTAGCAGCTGTCCTATTGCCTATTGTAAGAATTAAGTTTACATATTGA
- the LOC123653607 gene encoding pleckstrin homology domain-containing family A member 3-like — protein sequence MEGVLWKWTNYWNGWQTRWFVLENGILSYYKSQEEVNQGCKGSVKVSVCQINVNNIDNTRLDLVIPGQQHMYLRAPSPQDRQKWLVALGSAKACVDSVLDSKGSGIEDSLTHKKSELHLYCDLLMQQVHAMKSAANSEGGPEIQKIEDASSLLTATCDTFIRTLEDIMKLTLTTGINPTVYEMPVPNLTMTKNNSNKPKPVNRSLSQENR from the exons ATGGAAGGTGTATTATGGAAATGGACTAATTACTggaatg GTTGGCAAACCAGATGGTTTGTTTTAGAAAATGgaatattatcttattataagTCGCAGGAAGAAGTTAATCAGGGATGCAAAGGTTCTGTAAAGGTGTCAGTCTGTCAGATAAATG TAAATAACATAGACAATACTCGTTTAGATTTAGTTATACCTGGTCAACAACACATGTATTTGAGAGCTCCTTCCCCTCAAGATAGACAGAAGTGGCTTGTAGCATTAGGTAGTGCTAAAGCTTGTGTTGACTCAGTATTGGATTCTAAAG GATCTGGAATTGAAGACTCTCTAACACATAAGAAATCTGAATTACATTTGTATTGTGATTTACTTATGCAACAAGTGCATGCAATGAAAAGTGCAGCTAACTCTGAAGGAGGTCCAGAGATTCAG AAAATTGAAGATGCATCTAGTCTACTGACTGCAACATGTGACACCTTTATAAGAACCCTTGAAGATATAATGAAACTCACTTTAACTACAGGAATCAATCCCACTGTCTATGAAATGCCAGTTCCTAATCTAACAATGACTAAAAATAATTCGAACAAACCAAAGCCAGTTAATAGGTCCTTATCACAAGAAAATAGATAA
- the LOC123653606 gene encoding DNA polymerase delta catalytic subunit, protein MEKKNQYKGPPTKRFKSNDDDDENEVPSSFEEQLAGMEWESIQIFGEGPENQTTDTKWSRPNPPDLKPDNHVLTFQQIDIDHYNGQPLRGMPGSQLGPVPIMRMYGVTLDGNSVCCHVHGFTPYFYVTVPLNFNQSSCHELKTNLNKAILEDLRSNKDNLRETVLEVKLVKAKSIMYYKGDNEITFARVSVALPKLIAASKRLIERQPSSFGLMDPSFYETNIDFDIRFMVDTSVVGCSWIELPAGKWSIRTKNSAIKPETRCQIEVDVAWNEFIAHQPEGDWLKVAPFRILSFDIECAGRKGVFPEPDKDPVIQIASMVIRQGETEPYLRNVFTLNTCAPIVGSQVFSFQSESEMLSKWSDFFRELDPDIITGYNINNFDWPYLINRSKHLKVDNFDFLGRIRNIRSVIKDSVLQSKQMGRRENKSINFEGRVPFDLLLVLVRDYKLRSYTLNAVSYHFLQEQKEDVHHSIITDLQNENEQTRRRLAMYCLKDAYLPLKLLNKLMCIINYMEMARVTGVPLSCLLTRGQQIKVVSQLLRKAKDAGYLMPAYHGQGSDDQFEGATVIEPRKGYYADPISTLDFASLYPSIMMAHNLCYTTLVPQNLQKELNLNPHDVTTTPSNNTFVKANVRKGLLPEILESLLAARKKAKADLKDEKDPLKRSVLDGRQLALKISANSVYGFTGAQVGKLPCLEISGSVTAYGRTMIEFTKSEVEKKFTKSNGYKEDAVVVYGDTDSVMVKFGVKTLEESMELGKEAANYVTSKFVKPIKLEFEKVYYPYLLINKKRYAGLYFTKPDKYDKMDCKGIETVRRDNCPLVSNMMSTCLQKLLIDRDPDGAVNYAKQVISDLLCNRIDISQLVITKELTKNDYAAKQAHVELANKMKKRDAGTAPKLGDRVPYVICCAAKNTPAYMKAEDPIYVLENSVPIDFNYYLENQLSKPLLRIFEPILGEKAESLLLKGEHTRTKAMVTSKVGALAAFTKKKEKCIGCKTVMPDNTKKALCNHCLEKEGQLYIAEVFKVRQLQEKFSRLWTECQRCQGSLHEEVLCTNRDCTIFYMRKKVGMELDSQEKTVSRFGEPMW, encoded by the coding sequence atggaaaagaaaAATCAGTATAAAGGACCACCGACAAAAAGGTTTAAATCGAACGATGACGATGATGAAAATGAAGTACCATCCAGTTTCGAAGAACAGCTTGCAGGAATGGAATGGGAGTCTATACAAATTTTCGGAGAAGGCCCTGAAAATCAAACAACGGATACTAAATGGTCACGACCAAATCCGCCTGATTTAAAACCCGATAATCATGTCTTAACCTTTCAACAAATAGATATTGATCATTATAATGGCCAACCTTTACGAGGTATGCCAGGATCACAATTAGGTCCTGTTCCCATTATGAGAATGTATGGTGTTACTTTGGATGGAAACTCAGTGTGCTGTCATGTGCATGGGTTTACGCcttatttttatgtcactgtACCACTAAATTTTAATCAATCTTCATGTCATGAACTGAAAACCAATTTAAACAAAGCTATCCTTGAAGATCTCCGCTCAAATAAAGATAATCTACGAGAAACagttttagaagtaaaattaGTGAAAGCAAAGTCTATTATGTATTACAAAGGGGacaatgaaataacttttgCTCGGGTATCTGTCGCCTTACCAAAGCTAATAGCAGCTTCAAAGCGACTTATTGAAAGACAGCCATCATCTTTTGGTTTAATGGATCCATCCTTTTATGAAACTAACATTGATTTTGATATTCGTTTTATGGTTGATACATCTGTTGTTGGTTGTAGCTGGATTGAATTACCTGCTGGAAAGTGGTCAATTAGAACCAAAAATAGTGCTATTAAACCTGAAACTAGATGTCAGATTGAAGTCGATGTCGCTTGGAATGAATTCATTGCACATCAACCTGAAGGAGACTGGCTTAAAGTGGCGCCCTTTAGGATATTAAGTTTTGATATTGAGTGTGCTGGAAGAAAAGGAGTTTTTCCAGAACCAGATAAAGATCCAGTCATTCAAATTGCTTCAATGGTTATAAGACAGGGTGAGACTGAGCCATACCTGAGAAatgtttttacattaaatacatGTGCACCTATTGTAGGCTCACAAGTTTTTAGCTTTCAATCAGAATCAGAAATGTTAAGTAAATGGTCAGACTTTTTCCGAGAGTTAGATCCAGATATAATAACTggctataatataaataattttgattggCCCTACCTCATCAACCGGTCAAAACATTTAAAAGTAGATAACTTTGATTTTCTGGGTCGTATCAGAAATATTAGATCTGTTATTAAGGATTCTGTGTTACAATCAAAACAAATGGGTAGAAGAGagaataaaagtataaattttgaaGGTAGAGTCCCCTTTGATCTGTTACTTGTTCTAGTTAGAGATTACAAATTACGGTCATATACATTGAATGCTGTGAGTTATCATTTTCTTCAAGAACAAAAAGAAGATGTTCATCACAGTATAATAACTGACttacaaaatgaaaatgaaCAAACAAGAAGAAGATTAGCCATGTATTGTCTAAAAGATGCATATTTACCTCTAAAgcttttaaataagttaatgtGTATCATAAATTATATGGAAATGGCTAGGGTGACTGGTGTACCTTTATCATGCTTACTTACCAGAGGGCAGCAAATAAAAGTAGTAAGTCAACTATTACGAAAAGCAAAAGATGCTGGTTATTTAATGCCTGCTTACCATGGTCAAGGTTCAGATGATCAATTTGAAGGAGCTACAGTAATTGAACCAAGAAAGGGGTATTATGCAGATCCTATTTCAACTCTAGATTTTGCTTCCTTGTATCCAAGTATTATGATGGCTCATAATTTATGTTATACAACTTTAGTAccacaaaatttacaaaaagaacTTAATTTAAATCCACATGATGTTACAACAACACCTTCAAATAATACATTTGTAAAAGCAAATGTACGGAAGGGGTTGTTACCAGAAATTTTAGAATCCTTACTTGCTGCTAGAAAAAAAGCGAAGGCTGATTTAAAAGATGAAAAAGACCCCTTGAAACGTTCTGTACTTGATGGTAGACAGTTAGCATTAAAAATTAGTGCAAATTCTGTGTATGGATTCACAGGAGCTCAAGTGGGAAAGCTTCCCTGTTTAGAAATATCTGGTAGTGTCACCGCCTATGGACGAACCATGATAGAATTTACCAAATCtgaagtagaaaaaaaattcactaAGTCTAATGGTTATAAAGAAGATGCTGTTGTTGTTTATGGTGATACTGATTCGGTAATGGTTAAATTTGGTGTTAAGACTTTGGAAGAAAGTATGGAATTAGGAAAAGAAGCAGCTAATTATGTGACTTCAAAATTTGTTAAGCCAATAAAATTGGAATTTGAGAAAGTGTATTACccatatttacttattaataaaaaaagatatgcAGGCCTCTATTTTACAAAGCCtgataaatatgataaaatggATTGTAAAGGTATTGAGACTGTTAGACGTGATAATTGTCCCTTAGTTTCAAACATGATGAGTACTTGTTTACAGAAGCTACTTATAGATAGAGATCCTGATGGAGCAGTAAATTATGCTAAACAAGTTATATCTGATTTACTGTGCAATCGAATTGATATATCTCAACTAGTTATCACTAAAGAACTTACAAAAAATGATTATGCTGCTAAGCAAGCTCACGTTGAACTAGCAAATAAGATGAAAAAACGTGATGCTGGTACAGCTCCAAAGCTAGGTGATAGAGTGCCTTATGTAATATGCTGTGCAGCAAAAAATACACCTGCCTATATGAAAGCCGAAGATCCTATATATGTGTTAGAAAATAGTGTGCCTATTGACTTTAACTATTATTTAGAAAACCAGTTGTCCAAACCTTTACTAAGAATTTTTGAACCAATTCTTGGAGAGAAGGCAGAATCTCTGCTTCTTAAAGGAGAACATACAAGGACAAAGGCTATGGTGACATCTAAAGTTGGTGCATTAGCTgcttttacaaaaaagaaagagAAATGTATTGGATGTAAAACAGTAATGCCTGACAACACGAAAAAAGCATTATGTAACCACTGTTTAGAAAAAGAAGGTCAACTTTATATAGCGGAAGTATTTAAAGTAAGGCAACTTCAAGAAAAATTTTCAAGGCTTTGGACTGAATGTCAAAGATGTCAGGGAAGTCTACATGAAGAAGTATTATGCACTAACAGAGATTGTACCATTTTTTACATGAGAAAAAAAGTAGGAATGGAATTAGATTCCCAAGAAAAAACTGTCTCACGTTTTGGAGAGCCAATGTGGTAA